The Anguilla anguilla isolate fAngAng1 chromosome 4, fAngAng1.pri, whole genome shotgun sequence genome has a window encoding:
- the ptprc gene encoding receptor-type tyrosine-protein phosphatase C isoform X9, with protein sequence MLLDMAGRRPILMLCTILLVLIKCTDTQNDPNGPTPTSGDTNNPPKASSPPTSHPLTTSIPLNRTTVTHATDPNGPTPPSGDTNNPPKASSPPTSHPLTTSIPLNRTTVTHATDNQSSPLASTTATLTPTPVTRSNSTGLENSDNSSYSNASTSHPASTTPSKPALRPSTTPASSATAPSPSPTGCGYKIKKIPFGFEILTGASGSYTIEYQDDQNRSTNVTFNGSSHKIMKLCYNYTAIKVLDGTSSCSLTGDNIFSYNDSGLLKIEFNSSIRKVCHNAIWNTSDVTFKVNNVSVKDSCRRIEQTEFCSNVTATITSAECQFSKTETIEIIPTLKDIQLKQSGTWPVDIIEAIQLQCIEVVNYTCNGTVRLQDLKPFQKYSCSGEVLYKNKTIPSPNTKELTIDTNCDVRIMLTGKTITNTSAHFKWNVHSSECPKLTGQEYKIQEYKNECEYVCAYNTTPTNENKYQSVENKSPECALTNLMPFTKYNFVLKLRCYGNDVKGSKLERAHMTEPGKPNGTMKVDRIEPTSSNSFKIQDCSFNGHRNGPLETYIANIINQPDRVQNKTTCEFEFKDLSYLTTYKFTVQFYNGEFLSSPSVPVSRSTGYNEKALIGFLAFLIVVMACALLFVLHKIYLLRKRDSHNFDEQTELIQINDDETLMNIEPITAELLLETYKRKIADEGRLFLAEFQSIPRVYSKCSIKEARKQCNQTKNRYVDILPYDFNRVQLSSVSGVAGSDYINASFIDGYKEAKKYIAAQGPKDETVVDFWRMIWEQQSSIIVMVTRCEEGNRNKCAQYWPSMDRETEIYEDFVVKINGEDCCPDYIIRHLTIMNKKEKSAEREVTHIQFTSWPDHGVPGEPHLLLKLRRRVNAFKNFFSGPIVVHCSAGVGRTGTYFSIDAMMEGLEAEGRVDIYGYVVKLRRQRCLMVQVEAQYILIHQALIEFNQFGETEISLSEFHSCLTALRQKDSPSDPTLLEAEFQRLPKYKNWRTFNTGTNEENKKKNRYSSIIPYDYNRVLVKLEEDNSQDSEQDEDEEYSSDEDDEDSTKYINASYIDGYWGQRSLIAAQGPLSDTITDFWKMIFQKKVKIIIMLSECMEGGKEFCSPYWGDEIKLFDDIEVHVTSCESTPACTIRSVEIRHTKRKESRKVYQYHYQKWAEQDLPENPLDLVDIIKNVKQKCGYGNRRPETTAPLVVHCNDGSSRTGIFCALWNILDSMETEKLVDVFQVAKALRKERPGMIPSFEHYQFLYDVVERAYPAQNGEVKPSPASGADSVEMVDEKTVTAATDSGQPEAHTANDVQLGGGGAEEKMEPAQAAKEDATEPSISTEKAPEESASNGPSGLVEI encoded by the exons ATGCTCCTGGACATGGCAGGGCGTAGACCTATCCTGATGCTCTGTACCATACTGCTGGTCTTGATCAAAT GTACAGATACACAAAATG ACCCAAATGGACCCACACCTACATCCGGAGATACCAATAACCCACCCAAAG CCTCTTCTCCACCCACCTCACATCCACTCACCACTTCTATTCCACTCAACCGTACCACTGTCACGCACGCAACAG ACCCAAATGGACCCACACCTCCATCCGGAGATACCAATAACCCACCCAAAG CCTCTTCTCCACCCACCTCACATCCACTCACCACTTCTATTCCACTCAACCGTACCACTGTCACGCACGCAACAG ACAATCAATCATCTCCACTTGCATCCACCACTGCAACTCTTACCCCCACACCAGTCACTCGCTCCAACAGTACAG GACTGGAAAACTCTGACAACTCCAGCTACTCAAATGCAAGCACCTCTCACCCTGCAAGCACCACGCCTTCCAAACCTGCACTCAGGCCATCTACCACACCTGCTAGTTCAGCTACAG CTCCTAGTCCATCACCCACTGGCTGTG gatacaaaattaaaaaaataccatttggatttgaaatcCTCACTGGTGCCAGTGGATCATATACAATAGAGTATCAGGATGATCAAAACAGGTCCACGAATGTGACGTTCAATGGTTCATCTCACAAAATAATGAAGCTTTGCTATAACTACACTGCCATAAAAGTACTTGATGGAACATCATCCTGCAGTCTCACAGGAGACAATATCTTTTCTTACAATGATTCTG GTCTCCTCAAGATAGAATTCAACTCTTCAATAAGGAAGGTGTGCCATAATGCAATTTGGAACACCAGTGACGTAACATTTAAAGTTAATAACGTGTCTGTGAAAGACAGCTGCCGTAGGATTGAACAAACCGAGTTTTGCTCCAATGTGACAGCCACAATAACCTCAGCTGAGTGTCAGTtcagcaaaacagaaacaattgaAATAATCCCAA CATTAAAGGATATTCAGCTCAAACAAAGCGGAACTTGGCCAGTAGACATAATAGAGGCAATCCAATTACAGTGCATAGAAGTTGTGAATTACACTTGTAATGGAACAG TACGACTTCAAGACCTAAAACCTTTTCAGAAGTACTCATGCAGTGGAGAGGTACTGTACAAAAACAAGACCATTCCGTCCCCAAACACAAAAGAGCTAACCATTGACACAAATTGCG ATGTACGCATAATGCTGACTGGAAAAACTATCACCAATACTTCTGcgcattttaaatggaatgtcCACAGCTCTGAATGCCCAAAACTGACAGGACAGGAATACAAAATACAGGAATACAAAAACGAATGTGAATATGTTTGTGCATATAACACAACACCAACGAATG AAAATAAGTATCAATCAGTCGAAAACAAATCGCCTGAATGTGCATTAACCAATCTAATGCCTTTCACGAAGTACAATTTCGTTTTGAAACTTCGATGCTATGGAAACGATGTTAAAGGAAGCAAACTCGAAAGGGCGCATATGACAGAACCTGGGA AACCAAATGGAACAATGAAGGTTGATAGAATAGAACCCACATCTTCGAACAGTTTCAAGATTCAAGACTGTTCATTTAATGGCCATCGCAATGGACCACTTGAAACATACATTGCGAATATAATAAACCAACCGGACCGGGTACAAAATAAAACGAcatgtgaatttgaatttaaggACCTCTCATATTTAACTACGTATAAATTCACG GTTCAATTTTACAATGGAGAGTTTTTGTCCAGCCCATCTGTGCCAGTATCCCGTTCAACTGGTT ACAATGAAAAAGCCCTGATTGGATTCCTGGCATTCCTCATTGTTGTCATGGCTTGCGCCCTTCTGTTTGTTCTACATAAAATCTATTTACTTCGGAAGAGAGACTCACA CAACTTTGATGAGCAGACAGAGCTGATCCAGATAA ATGACGATGAGACCCTGATGAACattgagccaatcacagcggaGCTCCTCCTGGAAACCTACAAGAGGAAGATTGCAGACGAAGGACGCCTTTTCCTGGCTGAATTCCAG AGCATTCCGAGAGTTTACAGCAAATGCTCAATCAAAGAAGCCAGAAAACAGTGCAATCAGACCAAGAACCGCTACGTTGACATCCTACCAT ATGATTTTAATCGGGTTCAACTGTCCTCAGTGAGTGGAGTAGCAGGTTCCGACTACATTAATGCAAGCTTCATAGAC GGTTACAAAGAGGCTAAGAAGTACATTGCAGCCCAAG GGCCCAAGGATGAGACGGTGGTTGATTTCTGGAGAATGATTTGGGAGCAACAGTCCTCTATAATAGTAATGGTGACCCGATGTGAGGAAGGAAACAGG AACAAATGCGCTCAGTACTGGCCATCCATGGATAGAGAGACTGAAATTTATGAAGACTTTGTTGTGAAGATCAATGGAGAAGACTGCTGCCCTGATTACATTATTCGGCATCTCACAATCATGAAt AAGAAGGAAaagagtgcagagagagaggtgaccCACATCCAGTTCACCAGCTGGCCTGACCACGGGGTCCCAGGAGAGCCCCACCTTCTGCTCAAACTGCGACGTCGAGTCAATGCTTTCAAGAACTTCTTCAGTGGACCAATTGTGGTGCATTGCAG TGCTGGAGTGGGCCGCACCGGCACGTACTTCAGCATCGACGCCATGATGGAGGGTCTAGAGGCAGAGGGCAGGGTGGACATTTACGGATACGTGGTCAAGCTCCGTCGCCAGCGGTGCCTCATGGTCCAAGTCGAG gCTCAGTACATCTTGATCCACCAGGCGCTCATTGAGTTTAACCAGTTTGGGGAGACGGAGATCTCCCTCTCAGAGTTCCACTCCTGTCTCACCGCCCTACGACAGAAGGACAGTCCGTCTGACCCCACCCTTCTGGAGGCAGAGTTCCAG AGGCTACCAAAGTACAAAAACTGGAGGACATTCAATACAGGAACCAATGaagaaaacaagaagaaaaatcGTTATTCTTCTATTATTCCAT ATGATTACAACCGGGTGTTGGTAAAACTTGAGGAGGACAACAGTCAAGACAGTGAACAGGATGAGGATGAAGAATATTCCTCcgatgaggatgatgaagatTCCACAAAGTACATCAATGCTTCCTACATTGAT GGCTACTGGGGTCAGAGAAGTCTGATTGCTGCTCAGGGACCACTTTCAGATACCATCACAGACTTCTGGAAAATGATATTCCAGAAGAAAGTCAAGATCATAATCATGCTCTCTGAGTGCATGGAGGGAGGAAAG GAGTTCTGCTCACCATACTGGGGAGACGAGATTAAGCTGTTTGATGACATCGAGGTGCATGTCACAAGCTGTGAAAGTACTCCAGCATGCACCATCCGCTCTGTTGAGATACGCCACACCAAG AGGAAAGAGAGTCGCAAAGTGTACCAGTACCACTACCAGAAATGGGCTGAGCAGGACCTCCCGGAGAACCCCCTGGACCTGGTGgacataataaaaaatgtcaagcAGAAATGTGGCTATGGCAATAGAAGGCCTGAGACGACTGCGCCACTTGTAGTACACTGCAA TGACGGGTCGTCGCGGACGGGCATCTTCTGCGCGCTGTGGAACATTCTGGATAGTATGGAAACAGAGAAACTGGTCGACGTGTTCCAGGTGGCCAAGGCTCTGCGCAAGGAGAGGCCGGGGATGATCCCCAGCTTT GAGCATTACCAGTTCCTGTATGATGTGGTGGAGAGGGCGTACCCCGCTCAGAATGGGGAAGTGAAGCCGAGCCCTGCCTCGGGAGCCGACTCTGTAGAGATGGTGGACGAGAAGACGGTCACTGCGGCGACAGACAGCGGGCAGCCCGAGGCCCACACTGCCAACGACGTCCAGCTGGGGGGCGGAGGTGCAGAGGAGAAGATGGAGCCCGCCCAAGCTGCCAAAGAGGACGCCACAGAACCCAGCATCTCCACTGAGAAAGCGCCCGAGGAGAGCGCCTCGAACGGTCCCTCGGGTTTAGTTGAGATCTGA
- the ptprc gene encoding receptor-type tyrosine-protein phosphatase C isoform X23 — protein sequence MLLDMAGRRPILMLCTILLVLIKCTDTQNASNGTQPTSGDNNNPPKDNQSSPLASTTATLTPTPVTRSNSTAPSPSPTGCGYKIKKIPFGFEILTGASGSYTIEYQDDQNRSTNVTFNGSSHKIMKLCYNYTAIKVLDGTSSCSLTGDNIFSYNDSGLLKIEFNSSIRKVCHNAIWNTSDVTFKVNNVSVKDSCRRIEQTEFCSNVTATITSAECQFSKTETIEIIPTLKDIQLKQSGTWPVDIIEAIQLQCIEVVNYTCNGTVRLQDLKPFQKYSCSGEVLYKNKTIPSPNTKELTIDTNCDVRIMLTGKTITNTSAHFKWNVHSSECPKLTGQEYKIQEYKNECEYVCAYNTTPTNENKYQSVENKSPECALTNLMPFTKYNFVLKLRCYGNDVKGSKLERAHMTEPGKPNGTMKVDRIEPTSSNSFKIQDCSFNGHRNGPLETYIANIINQPDRVQNKTTCEFEFKDLSYLTTYKFTVQFYNGEFLSSPSVPVSRSTGYNEKALIGFLAFLIVVMACALLFVLHKIYLLRKRDSHNFDEQTELIQINDDETLMNIEPITAELLLETYKRKIADEGRLFLAEFQSIPRVYSKCSIKEARKQCNQTKNRYVDILPYDFNRVQLSSVSGVAGSDYINASFIDGYKEAKKYIAAQGPKDETVVDFWRMIWEQQSSIIVMVTRCEEGNRNKCAQYWPSMDRETEIYEDFVVKINGEDCCPDYIIRHLTIMNKKEKSAEREVTHIQFTSWPDHGVPGEPHLLLKLRRRVNAFKNFFSGPIVVHCSAGVGRTGTYFSIDAMMEGLEAEGRVDIYGYVVKLRRQRCLMVQVEAQYILIHQALIEFNQFGETEISLSEFHSCLTALRQKDSPSDPTLLEAEFQRLPKYKNWRTFNTGTNEENKKKNRYSSIIPYDYNRVLVKLEEDNSQDSEQDEDEEYSSDEDDEDSTKYINASYIDGYWGQRSLIAAQGPLSDTITDFWKMIFQKKVKIIIMLSECMEGGKEFCSPYWGDEIKLFDDIEVHVTSCESTPACTIRSVEIRHTKRKESRKVYQYHYQKWAEQDLPENPLDLVDIIKNVKQKCGYGNRRPETTAPLVVHCNDGSSRTGIFCALWNILDSMETEKLVDVFQVAKALRKERPGMIPSFEHYQFLYDVVERAYPAQNGEVKPSPASGADSVEMVDEKTVTAATDSGQPEAHTANDVQLGGGGAEEKMEPAQAAKEDATEPSISTEKAPEESASNGPSGLVEI from the exons ATGCTCCTGGACATGGCAGGGCGTAGACCTATCCTGATGCTCTGTACCATACTGCTGGTCTTGATCAAAT GTACAGATACACAAAATG CCTCAAATGGAACCCAACCTACATCCGGAGATAACAATAACCCACCCAAAG ACAATCAATCATCTCCACTTGCATCCACCACTGCAACTCTTACCCCCACACCAGTCACTCGCTCCAACAGTACAG CTCCTAGTCCATCACCCACTGGCTGTG gatacaaaattaaaaaaataccatttggatttgaaatcCTCACTGGTGCCAGTGGATCATATACAATAGAGTATCAGGATGATCAAAACAGGTCCACGAATGTGACGTTCAATGGTTCATCTCACAAAATAATGAAGCTTTGCTATAACTACACTGCCATAAAAGTACTTGATGGAACATCATCCTGCAGTCTCACAGGAGACAATATCTTTTCTTACAATGATTCTG GTCTCCTCAAGATAGAATTCAACTCTTCAATAAGGAAGGTGTGCCATAATGCAATTTGGAACACCAGTGACGTAACATTTAAAGTTAATAACGTGTCTGTGAAAGACAGCTGCCGTAGGATTGAACAAACCGAGTTTTGCTCCAATGTGACAGCCACAATAACCTCAGCTGAGTGTCAGTtcagcaaaacagaaacaattgaAATAATCCCAA CATTAAAGGATATTCAGCTCAAACAAAGCGGAACTTGGCCAGTAGACATAATAGAGGCAATCCAATTACAGTGCATAGAAGTTGTGAATTACACTTGTAATGGAACAG TACGACTTCAAGACCTAAAACCTTTTCAGAAGTACTCATGCAGTGGAGAGGTACTGTACAAAAACAAGACCATTCCGTCCCCAAACACAAAAGAGCTAACCATTGACACAAATTGCG ATGTACGCATAATGCTGACTGGAAAAACTATCACCAATACTTCTGcgcattttaaatggaatgtcCACAGCTCTGAATGCCCAAAACTGACAGGACAGGAATACAAAATACAGGAATACAAAAACGAATGTGAATATGTTTGTGCATATAACACAACACCAACGAATG AAAATAAGTATCAATCAGTCGAAAACAAATCGCCTGAATGTGCATTAACCAATCTAATGCCTTTCACGAAGTACAATTTCGTTTTGAAACTTCGATGCTATGGAAACGATGTTAAAGGAAGCAAACTCGAAAGGGCGCATATGACAGAACCTGGGA AACCAAATGGAACAATGAAGGTTGATAGAATAGAACCCACATCTTCGAACAGTTTCAAGATTCAAGACTGTTCATTTAATGGCCATCGCAATGGACCACTTGAAACATACATTGCGAATATAATAAACCAACCGGACCGGGTACAAAATAAAACGAcatgtgaatttgaatttaaggACCTCTCATATTTAACTACGTATAAATTCACG GTTCAATTTTACAATGGAGAGTTTTTGTCCAGCCCATCTGTGCCAGTATCCCGTTCAACTGGTT ACAATGAAAAAGCCCTGATTGGATTCCTGGCATTCCTCATTGTTGTCATGGCTTGCGCCCTTCTGTTTGTTCTACATAAAATCTATTTACTTCGGAAGAGAGACTCACA CAACTTTGATGAGCAGACAGAGCTGATCCAGATAA ATGACGATGAGACCCTGATGAACattgagccaatcacagcggaGCTCCTCCTGGAAACCTACAAGAGGAAGATTGCAGACGAAGGACGCCTTTTCCTGGCTGAATTCCAG AGCATTCCGAGAGTTTACAGCAAATGCTCAATCAAAGAAGCCAGAAAACAGTGCAATCAGACCAAGAACCGCTACGTTGACATCCTACCAT ATGATTTTAATCGGGTTCAACTGTCCTCAGTGAGTGGAGTAGCAGGTTCCGACTACATTAATGCAAGCTTCATAGAC GGTTACAAAGAGGCTAAGAAGTACATTGCAGCCCAAG GGCCCAAGGATGAGACGGTGGTTGATTTCTGGAGAATGATTTGGGAGCAACAGTCCTCTATAATAGTAATGGTGACCCGATGTGAGGAAGGAAACAGG AACAAATGCGCTCAGTACTGGCCATCCATGGATAGAGAGACTGAAATTTATGAAGACTTTGTTGTGAAGATCAATGGAGAAGACTGCTGCCCTGATTACATTATTCGGCATCTCACAATCATGAAt AAGAAGGAAaagagtgcagagagagaggtgaccCACATCCAGTTCACCAGCTGGCCTGACCACGGGGTCCCAGGAGAGCCCCACCTTCTGCTCAAACTGCGACGTCGAGTCAATGCTTTCAAGAACTTCTTCAGTGGACCAATTGTGGTGCATTGCAG TGCTGGAGTGGGCCGCACCGGCACGTACTTCAGCATCGACGCCATGATGGAGGGTCTAGAGGCAGAGGGCAGGGTGGACATTTACGGATACGTGGTCAAGCTCCGTCGCCAGCGGTGCCTCATGGTCCAAGTCGAG gCTCAGTACATCTTGATCCACCAGGCGCTCATTGAGTTTAACCAGTTTGGGGAGACGGAGATCTCCCTCTCAGAGTTCCACTCCTGTCTCACCGCCCTACGACAGAAGGACAGTCCGTCTGACCCCACCCTTCTGGAGGCAGAGTTCCAG AGGCTACCAAAGTACAAAAACTGGAGGACATTCAATACAGGAACCAATGaagaaaacaagaagaaaaatcGTTATTCTTCTATTATTCCAT ATGATTACAACCGGGTGTTGGTAAAACTTGAGGAGGACAACAGTCAAGACAGTGAACAGGATGAGGATGAAGAATATTCCTCcgatgaggatgatgaagatTCCACAAAGTACATCAATGCTTCCTACATTGAT GGCTACTGGGGTCAGAGAAGTCTGATTGCTGCTCAGGGACCACTTTCAGATACCATCACAGACTTCTGGAAAATGATATTCCAGAAGAAAGTCAAGATCATAATCATGCTCTCTGAGTGCATGGAGGGAGGAAAG GAGTTCTGCTCACCATACTGGGGAGACGAGATTAAGCTGTTTGATGACATCGAGGTGCATGTCACAAGCTGTGAAAGTACTCCAGCATGCACCATCCGCTCTGTTGAGATACGCCACACCAAG AGGAAAGAGAGTCGCAAAGTGTACCAGTACCACTACCAGAAATGGGCTGAGCAGGACCTCCCGGAGAACCCCCTGGACCTGGTGgacataataaaaaatgtcaagcAGAAATGTGGCTATGGCAATAGAAGGCCTGAGACGACTGCGCCACTTGTAGTACACTGCAA TGACGGGTCGTCGCGGACGGGCATCTTCTGCGCGCTGTGGAACATTCTGGATAGTATGGAAACAGAGAAACTGGTCGACGTGTTCCAGGTGGCCAAGGCTCTGCGCAAGGAGAGGCCGGGGATGATCCCCAGCTTT GAGCATTACCAGTTCCTGTATGATGTGGTGGAGAGGGCGTACCCCGCTCAGAATGGGGAAGTGAAGCCGAGCCCTGCCTCGGGAGCCGACTCTGTAGAGATGGTGGACGAGAAGACGGTCACTGCGGCGACAGACAGCGGGCAGCCCGAGGCCCACACTGCCAACGACGTCCAGCTGGGGGGCGGAGGTGCAGAGGAGAAGATGGAGCCCGCCCAAGCTGCCAAAGAGGACGCCACAGAACCCAGCATCTCCACTGAGAAAGCGCCCGAGGAGAGCGCCTCGAACGGTCCCTCGGGTTTAGTTGAGATCTGA